In the Candidatus Saccharimonas aalborgensis genome, one interval contains:
- the gatA gene encoding Asp-tRNA(Asn)/Glu-tRNA(Gln) amidotransferase subunit GatA: MKITDRVARIVNGDTTARQEVETALAKAKEAKGYHALLSLTADRALKRADEIDTRIASGESVGPLAGVPFVVKDNYLAFGAPTTAAVKILENFQAPLQATVVDKLEAAGAICIGKSNLDAFAHGASTENSAYGVTKNAVDQTKVAGGSSGGSAVVTALDIVPFALGSDTGGSIRQPASFNGVYGYKPTYGTSSRYGVVAMASSTDTMGCFAKCAEDVALVTSIMAGRDEKDMTTLPDFFEPTTFVQPKLRIGLVKDAMSDDVDQEVRGCTLEYVERLRAAGHVVEEVEMPLLKYTLAMYYIIIPAEVSSNLARFDGIRYGYRAHDVKTLAELYGRSRDEGFVTENKRRIMIGSYVLSSGFFDAYYLQAQKARTLLIQAFDTLFSQYDFLILPTAPTPAFGIGENTDDPVKMYLADVMTVPASLAGLPALSVPAGVSKAGLPIGIQLIGPAKSDAAMLALAGSMEAKE; this comes from the coding sequence ATGAAGATAACTGACCGAGTTGCGCGTATTGTAAATGGTGACACAACCGCCCGCCAAGAAGTTGAGACAGCTCTCGCTAAGGCAAAGGAAGCCAAAGGTTATCATGCGCTTCTCAGCCTGACGGCTGATCGTGCTCTCAAACGAGCAGATGAGATAGATACACGTATCGCTAGCGGTGAATCTGTCGGTCCACTCGCGGGTGTACCATTTGTCGTCAAAGACAACTATCTTGCGTTTGGCGCACCGACGACCGCTGCTGTAAAGATACTCGAGAACTTCCAGGCTCCGCTCCAGGCAACGGTTGTCGACAAACTTGAGGCGGCGGGTGCCATCTGTATCGGCAAGAGTAACCTCGACGCTTTCGCTCATGGCGCTTCGACCGAAAACTCTGCCTACGGCGTGACAAAAAATGCCGTCGATCAGACAAAAGTTGCTGGTGGTAGTTCGGGCGGATCGGCAGTAGTGACCGCACTCGATATCGTACCATTTGCCCTCGGTAGTGATACGGGTGGCTCTATCCGGCAGCCTGCAAGCTTCAACGGCGTATATGGTTACAAGCCAACCTATGGTACCAGTAGCCGCTATGGAGTAGTAGCGATGGCGAGTAGCACGGATACCATGGGATGTTTCGCGAAATGCGCTGAGGATGTGGCGCTCGTGACAAGCATTATGGCTGGCCGCGACGAAAAGGACATGACGACACTACCTGATTTCTTTGAGCCGACAACGTTTGTACAGCCGAAGCTACGTATTGGTCTTGTCAAAGATGCGATGTCAGATGATGTCGATCAAGAGGTTCGCGGTTGTACGCTCGAATATGTCGAGCGTCTGCGTGCGGCGGGACATGTCGTCGAGGAAGTCGAGATGCCACTCCTCAAATACACCCTCGCTATGTACTACATCATCATTCCAGCAGAGGTGAGTAGCAATCTCGCGCGGTTTGACGGGATACGCTACGGGTACCGTGCGCACGACGTAAAAACACTGGCAGAACTCTACGGACGTTCGCGCGATGAAGGATTTGTTACTGAAAACAAGCGCCGTATCATGATCGGTAGCTACGTGTTGAGCAGCGGCTTCTTTGATGCCTACTATTTGCAGGCGCAAAAAGCTAGGACGTTGTTGATCCAAGCATTCGATACATTGTTTTCTCAGTATGATTTCCTGATTTTGCCGACAGCACCGACACCCGCATTTGGTATCGGCGAAAACACAGACGACCCCGTAAAAATGTATCTAGCCGATGTCATGACCGTCCCGGCAAGTCTTGCTGGCTTGCCAGCACTGAGCGTGCCGGCCGGCGTCTCAAAAGCCGGCTTGCCAATCGGGATACAACTTATCGGACCGGCCAAGAGCGATGCAGCGATGCTGGCACTTGCTGGAAGTATGGAGGCCAAAGAATGA
- the gatC gene encoding Asp-tRNA(Asn)/Glu-tRNA(Gln) amidotransferase subunit GatC encodes MSTITTDDVRHLAQLSNLQLSDDELAALQVDLENILNYVHQLSELDTSNVEPTYQVSGLENVWRDDVVRQGAADREALLALAPEQADHSVKVPQVL; translated from the coding sequence ATGAGCACTATCACCACCGACGACGTGCGGCATCTCGCACAGTTAAGTAACTTGCAACTCAGCGATGACGAACTAGCGGCACTCCAGGTCGATCTGGAGAATATTCTCAACTATGTCCACCAGCTCAGTGAGCTCGATACGTCGAATGTCGAACCAACCTACCAAGTATCGGGACTCGAAAATGTATGGCGCGATGATGTCGTGCGTCAAGGTGCTGCTGACCGCGAGGCGCTGCTGGCGCTTGCTCCTGAGCAAGCCGATCATAGTGTGAAAGTGCCGCAGGTATTGTAG
- a CDS encoding alpha-amylase family glycosyl hydrolase has translation MSHQIKKHLGAIVRHNGVEFRVWAPFAKNVKLLTPYLGVFDGSNTYDMLSENDGYWSAFVKDAEVGQNYKFLIDTGNELLTKNDPRGRALTASDNGVSVVVGSDFDWGDDLFMPIPREQQIIYELHIGTFNRRDPATTGTFYDAIEKLDYLLDLGINMIEVMPVTSMAYSNGWGYNVTDVFSIENAYGGRHGLMEFVKACHMRGIGVIIDVVYNHFMSGDLWRFDGWYENDRGGIYFYNDWRGDTPWGARPDYGRAEVRQFLIDSIVMWFNEYRVDGLRLDSTAYMRNTLGYNDDPAHDVDGAWSLMQDITDVAHRIRPGSIVIAEDTSGNDYITKQRQDGGCGFDAQWGIPFPHAIRKMLGLGTSWPVDLGEQLLRAYNGDVFQRVIFSDSHDTAANGSTRITSAISPENPNSTRVRQDTIIASAITLTSPGIPMLLQGQEFLQEGAFTDWQVLEWEKTEQFAGIVKAHQDIIDLRKNTYGNTSGLLGQSVRVFHRNDQGQVFGYHRWSRGGPGDDVLVLINFGDTEYHEYHLGFPRPGEWRIRFNSSWQGYNSDFPELTPDSVSTDDSCNLAMDIPARSVLILSQDATAS, from the coding sequence ATGAGTCATCAGATCAAAAAACACTTGGGGGCGATTGTTCGGCATAATGGTGTCGAGTTTCGCGTTTGGGCGCCATTTGCAAAAAATGTCAAACTCCTTACCCCCTATCTTGGAGTATTTGATGGCAGCAATACCTACGATATGCTCAGCGAGAATGACGGATACTGGTCAGCATTCGTCAAAGATGCAGAAGTCGGCCAAAATTATAAGTTTTTGATCGACACCGGCAATGAGCTGCTGACAAAAAATGACCCGCGCGGACGCGCACTCACCGCAAGCGACAATGGCGTATCGGTGGTCGTTGGGTCAGATTTCGACTGGGGCGACGACCTTTTCATGCCAATTCCAAGGGAGCAGCAGATTATCTACGAACTTCATATCGGCACCTTTAATCGCCGCGACCCCGCTACGACCGGCACCTTCTACGATGCAATCGAAAAACTTGACTACCTCCTAGACCTCGGCATCAACATGATCGAGGTCATGCCGGTTACCAGCATGGCGTATAGCAACGGCTGGGGCTACAACGTCACCGACGTATTTTCGATCGAAAATGCCTATGGCGGGCGCCATGGACTTATGGAGTTTGTTAAAGCCTGCCATATGAGAGGTATCGGTGTCATTATTGACGTGGTGTACAACCATTTCATGAGCGGCGACCTATGGCGTTTCGATGGATGGTATGAAAACGACCGTGGTGGCATCTACTTCTACAACGACTGGCGAGGCGATACTCCCTGGGGCGCACGACCTGACTATGGAAGAGCCGAGGTGCGACAATTTCTGATCGATAGTATCGTGATGTGGTTTAACGAATACCGCGTTGATGGTCTCAGGCTTGATAGCACGGCTTATATGCGCAACACGCTCGGCTACAATGATGATCCCGCCCATGATGTCGATGGCGCCTGGAGCCTCATGCAGGATATTACTGATGTGGCGCACAGGATACGGCCCGGCTCCATCGTTATCGCAGAAGACACCTCGGGCAATGACTATATAACGAAGCAGCGCCAGGATGGTGGATGTGGGTTTGACGCGCAGTGGGGTATTCCTTTTCCACACGCTATCCGGAAAATGCTCGGACTTGGTACCTCATGGCCAGTTGATCTCGGTGAGCAACTGCTTCGAGCGTATAATGGTGATGTCTTTCAACGCGTTATCTTTAGTGACTCTCACGATACCGCAGCCAATGGCTCAACCCGCATTACCAGCGCTATTTCACCAGAAAATCCCAATAGCACGAGGGTGCGTCAGGACACAATTATTGCGTCAGCAATCACCCTTACGTCACCCGGTATTCCTATGCTACTTCAAGGCCAGGAGTTTTTGCAGGAGGGTGCATTCACTGATTGGCAAGTGCTCGAATGGGAAAAAACTGAGCAATTCGCCGGCATCGTGAAAGCCCACCAAGACATCATCGACCTCCGCAAAAATACCTACGGCAATACAAGTGGGCTACTTGGGCAATCAGTTAGAGTGTTTCATAGAAACGATCAGGGCCAAGTGTTTGGTTATCATCGCTGGAGCCGAGGCGGGCCAGGCGACGATGTGCTCGTGCTGATTAATTTTGGTGATACCGAATATCACGAGTATCATCTAGGCTTTCCGCGCCCAGGTGAGTGGCGAATACGGTTCAACAGCAGCTGGCAAGGCTATAATAGCGACTTTCCCGAGTTAACTCCGGACAGCGTATCCACCGACGATAGCTGTAATCTCGCCATGGACATCCCAGCACGCAGCGTGCTCATTTTGTCACAAGACGCTACTGCTTCTTAA
- a CDS encoding endonuclease/exonuclease/phosphatase family protein: MNKLRVVTWNAEGMFDEHVGTIRANDHDGIAVIKELDADIVVIPEFGEHGAMPEHVRVTMNYLGYEIATVPYDPDPAYYHTKNQSYPYELAIFTRCKLVSSTTLRLGGVRNALDVTCRDAAGKKLRIIGVHLDDNSETMRLKQAEDLVQAIGKMACPTLVMGDFNAMRSRSQSARIARNRLLHSVVGRAPHDLIRSIASRAHEMASGTTIDYMVSHSQLHDLDPGHHLTISGKQHGVEWIPSIRLAKVDWIFGSHHFKTHAYKVWRDVGSDHRPVRAELEY; this comes from the coding sequence ATGAACAAACTGAGAGTGGTGACGTGGAATGCCGAAGGCATGTTTGACGAACACGTCGGTACGATTCGTGCCAATGACCACGATGGCATTGCGGTCATAAAGGAACTCGACGCAGATATAGTGGTCATACCTGAGTTCGGGGAGCATGGTGCGATGCCAGAACACGTACGCGTCACGATGAATTATCTTGGGTACGAAATCGCCACGGTGCCGTATGATCCTGACCCCGCTTATTATCATACGAAGAATCAGAGCTATCCTTATGAACTTGCTATTTTTACACGGTGTAAATTGGTTTCTTCAACGACACTCAGACTTGGGGGAGTCCGCAATGCACTTGACGTAACGTGTCGTGACGCTGCCGGCAAAAAACTGCGAATCATCGGGGTCCATCTTGATGATAACAGTGAGACAATGCGTCTCAAGCAAGCCGAAGACCTGGTTCAAGCAATCGGAAAGATGGCTTGCCCAACGCTTGTTATGGGGGATTTCAATGCCATGCGAAGCCGATCACAGAGTGCACGTATTGCTCGAAATCGTTTGTTGCATTCAGTTGTGGGCCGGGCACCGCACGATCTGATTCGCAGTATTGCATCGCGCGCTCATGAAATGGCCAGCGGGACCACCATCGACTACATGGTGAGTCACTCGCAGCTTCACGATCTCGATCCAGGTCATCATCTCACTATCTCGGGCAAGCAACACGGAGTGGAGTGGATTCCTTCGATTCGTCTTGCGAAAGTTGACTGGATATTTGGTTCGCACCATTTCAAGACGCATGCTTATAAAGTATGGCGAGACGTCGGATCAGACCATCGGCCGGTACGTGCCGAGCTAGAATATTAA